The Oxyura jamaicensis isolate SHBP4307 breed ruddy duck chromosome 15, BPBGC_Ojam_1.0, whole genome shotgun sequence nucleotide sequence AGTCCATGAGTGTGAGGTTTTAAACATCAGGCTTCCTACCCCCATCCTTAATAAAACCCTTCCCGTTTAAGGTTAGTAATACCATACATTCCACATGTTAGCAGCAAGTAGTTTCATGACCCTGATTAGTATTCACAGTAGTATCAGCTTGTCGGCACATGAAATACAATCATCACCTGTAAGTGAATAGTTACAATAGGCATGAATGGATTAAGAACCACGAGAATATGGTTTACTCTaccccctttttaaaaaaatactttattcctaaactaaaaacaaacaaaaaaaaaccttagtATTTGGACACCACATGATAGAACCCTACATAATGACAGCTTTTTGCACACTTACAAAGAATGGCCAAGACAATACGCTGGTCATGTCAGACATTCTGAGCGAAGCAATCACCAGAAAATAGATTGCTTAAGGACTTCTGTGCAGGTACGGTTAATGGCAGTGCTTTCTGCAGTCTTTATACTGTTACCACTGTTGCAGGAACAGTGCCAGAACAGTTACATTCTATATTTAATTACATAAGAGCTGAATATTCAACTGATAAAGTTGTTGCTTTTAACAGACTAGACAACCTAACATTAATTTGGTCAAGCAAAGTTGTTTTCTGCGACCACTTGCTGAGTACTGAATGCGATAACTAAGGGTGGTATTCTTCAGAAGAGAGCAAGAACTGCTGTAAACAGTTTGACTCGGACAGTTTGTGGGTTTAGAAGGTAAGTCAGGCAGCTCTATTACTGTACACACAGGCAGCGGCTGGTCCTGCCCAACCATGACTCAGTATGCTGTAGAAAAGTGGTTCATAAACTTCTGTATCCTGATGTTCAGATTGCTGTGGTTATTTTGAGAACTAAAAAGCTGATGTACACCCCAAGGGTCAGCACTCCTGCCCCCAGAAATCCTGGTGGGATGACCATACCATCCACTTTTGGTCTTCATTTACGATTTGAACACATGCACAGCCCGCACAACGTACTGTCGGCAGATGGGGCACTCGCTCATTCTCTTGCCGCACTTTGTGCACGTGACCATGTGGCCACACTCCAGCAGGACGCAGTCGATCACTGCATCCATGCAGATCCGGCACAGGTTGTCATCGTTATCGTTCAGCTGCATCTTCTCACCCTCTGAAAAGcaacagagaaagagaggtCACGTATTCAGGCCCTGAAAATCCTTTTAAGTTTTAGCCCAAGCAACGGCTAGAACATCATTAGTTGAGCATCAAGTTGTGCTGCTCCATGCTTAAAACTGTTCTAATCAACAGCTAAGAATTCCTTAACCTCAGTGAATATCCAATTCTCAACTGAGCATCTAATGACAGTGTTTAAAATTCAGAGCATGCTGGTTTTCCATCGCTGAGCTCATCTCATTTGGCAGAATACTTTCCTCATGATTATACACAGTAATACAGAATAAAGCAAACCAAGAAACCAGAAGCACAAGGAAGCTGTGAAGATGGCAGAACTGAACAAAGCCTGTCAAGTTTCACTGCAAACAAACATCTCATCTCAGTAACCGTGTTCTGTCAGACCATActgaaaaaagctgaagtttaaCACTTGATTTCAGACAGGTTTTCAATTCTAGTTTAATCACCAGACCGAGGGTCTCACTTGAGCCATGTTTCTGACATTTGTTAGCAGTACCACCAAAGAAAGTGAGCAGCTTCCCAATCATCCTCCACCCTGATGAGCTGATTATTTCACACCTGACTATCGCAGCCACCACAGCATAGGAGCTGGCAGCACCTGGCTGTGAAGCAGCCCCAGTCTAGCAAGCTGTCCACGCACCAATGCCCTCTCTTTCTTACAACCAGACTGGTGGATGCAGGAACGAAGAGCCAGGCAGGAATTTTTCAAGCCAGCGGTGTCTCAAAAAGTTGTTTCTCAGAGCACACTTTGTTAACAGAAATCAGGCTGTGGATATACTACAATCATGCAAGTGAAAGACTCCAATTGTTGAGTGGAACAGAGGTTGGAACACCAGTCATTGAGCTGCAGCCACGGGAGCACCTTATCATGAAAGCATGGATTGAGACCAAACCACTTGAACTTGGACTTTTGCCACTGTAGCTTTTAATGCTGTACCACAGCAAAAGACCTGAATTGCTTTGGTCTGTTGACAGCTACAGAGAAGCTCTCTTGTTAATGCCTTGTGAAACCTAATAAAGGATGCAGAGGTGCCAAGTTTCACGTTCTCTGAGAAACTATTTCTCCATTGTGCAATTTTACCTTCCCTGTGAAAGCTGAGCTCTCTTACTTTCCaaagctgtctttaaaaaaaaaaaacaaaaaacacaaatcctGGAAAGCTTTACGCACTAGTACCGCATTCAGCTCTCCTAGATGCAGCTTGAACTGTGAAAACACATTGCCAGTTGTTCCAGAAAGGCAGACCAGGTTAGATACCAAGCTACTGGAAcccaagaaagaaaggagagttAAATATCAACCTACGCGTCTTGTGGTTTTCCTCGCTCTCTCTGTATAGCCTGCTCACTTTTTCCACAAGTTCCCATTTCTCACAGCATCCTGAGTAGTTGACAAAGTTACATGCGAGTATTTCCTTCAACTGCCGAACAGTCAAGCCTTCAATGTCTTCCAGACTTGAAATATCAGACAAAGACGCCCTTGCTTGTTTTCTGGACAACCCAGGAGTCTGAAACACAGCAATTGCATGTTTTTAACTGTCCTGGTAAGTTCAAAGCACCAGGTTTTTCCATCTGACCACCACAAACTACAttaagctgcagcagctcagctgaagtTGTATTCTTTTTAGAGCTTTACGGATGTGTTACTAGACACAGCTAATGCTGGAAGAACTAGACCATGATACTGAACAGTGACAGAGATCTAAACACTTTATGGCATCACAGGccaaaaatgtattctttgcATAGTTCTTGTATTACCTGCTCCTCagcactttcttcttcttcGTTATTTATAGAAGATGTTTCAGTTTGTCCCTgtatacaaaatgaaatacatcaggatttaaaaaaaagcacacacgATCCCTTCTAAGCTATCTTCCTTTCTGCCAAACTAATCACAGATGACAATGACATTTTGAAGTTCAATTGCTACTAATCATTACCAATTTAAGTCAACCCTATCATCTAAGCCAGCAATCTGATTAATAATCTTCCATTTTCAGGCCAGAAACACAAGAGGCATTTTTCCAGCCACGCCCAACGGTACCAGTtggtcttttgttttcttttaacatgATGCgtatccattaaaaaaaaaaaaaacacatgtaaaaTGCATTCTAGTTATTGTACCCGTAAAGGTGTTCCATTTCCTGCGCTTCCCCTTCTGTTTGCAAGTTCTCCTTGCGATGACACCGATACAGACATAGAAAATGGATGAGTAAAAAACCCAGAAGTCTGTGACCGTGACGAGCGCAAGCTACCAGCGTCCGTATCCTCCTCAGGACCTAACCCATGATGGCACAGCACAAGATCCACCAagtcttctttctctctgcacGTGTCTGTGGGTATGTTTCTGAGAATAAGGTACTGACGCAGATCCTTTACTTTGAGTCGCATTAACTGAGGTCGCTGAAACGCTGTTTCTTGCAGCAAGTGACAAGTAGAACACCTTCTGAGATTCTCTTGTGAGACTGAACAAACCGAGCAAAAATCCTTCTTGCAGTCACAACACACGTGCTAAgtagaaagtagaaaaaaaaaacattcaactGTTTCATAGAAGACAAGTCTTTAAccccactttttccttttccagactACATAATTTATTACTCGTCTTTCCACCAACTTTGACATGCATCATTTTTAGGATCTAAGTCTAGCAATTGCTCTGTCAAACAGTTCTGCAGGTGTTCCAATGTGATCTGTCGCTTTTGTAGCACTACCGCACACTCACTTGAGATTTTAGGAAGTAAGAGCATTATGAATAAATAACCAAATACTGTATTCACATTTGAGTTTACAAAATAACTGAAGTTGAAAGCTAATCAATGTTATggtatgttaaaataattttgaatataCCACCACTGCTTTTTTCACATGTCTAAAAGCCAGTATAATGCCCAAACTTTAAAAAGCATTCTTCTTCCTCGCTTGATTCAATGAGCTGTACGTGGGTCTTACAGGTGATAAATCAGACTGTAGGTAAATAGTCTGCAAGCACTCAGATGTCACTTCCACAGAGAACTGTGCTCAAAAGGCTGGTCGCAACATACAAAAGCTCCAATTGGCAGAACTTCCAGCAGCAATTTTACGTGGTTCACTGTGGGTGCACTGTGAACAAACACAAACTCTTCCCAAGTTCTTCCGACCTTCTGTAAATTAACATTAGCTCTGGAAAATGACCCTACACTAACTTTACTTCCATAGTGTGTATGCATGCAAACGATGGGGCACATGGAGAAACAGGACACAGAGGAAAGGggaaactgaacaaaaaactgaggaaagaggctttAGCTTTCTCCAAATGAGCTGCAGAGAATTAGGTCACTAAGTGGACAAGATAACGATGCTGGAGAGCCATCATACATAGAGGTATTACCAACAATCTCAGCTTTATTTATCTGGAAACTTCACTAACCCACTAACTTGGCTCCAAATGAAGCAAGAGGCCATTGGAGTGCAATAGCATTTAGTAGAACTAAGCCTGTTTAGGAAACAAGTAGAATCATGCCAGTATTTCACAGGAAGAAGCTGTGATGCTAAACTGAGTTTTTAGCTTTTCCATCCTCCAGTTTGTTCATTTCAGCTCCCCACCTTTATGTTTGGTGTTACCTTCAAAACCAGATTTGCCTCACTATTCAAGATCCTGAAATTAAAGCACGTATCTTACAAATTAGAATCAACTAATTTTCAGGTCAGTCCAGATCCAACATGTACCCGATTAATGACCATCAGACCTCTTAGCTTCTAATCCTGTCTGACATTAATTTCCTGTAGCCTCGGAACAAGGCACTTTCACCCTCCCTGGCTATCTGCCTTGGACTTCCtcacctgaggaaaaaaaaatccagtataTTCATATCCCAATACGCCTACAGATTAGCTCATATTAGTAAAAATATTGtgtaaaaggaaatgaagtatactcacttttttcctaaaaactgaaaaggaaagtcCACAGGCTTTGCAAACTATGTTagcacctgctgcagctggagaggggTACGCTGAGAAGTCTGTATTTGCTGCAAACCTGAAGGGGCCAGTGCCTCCCGCAAAGCCAGACTGTTGGCCACGGACAGCTCCAGTACCCATGACTTCATTCAGCAATCCACAGCAG carries:
- the RNF34 gene encoding E3 ubiquitin-protein ligase RNF34 codes for the protein MKAGATSMWASCCGLLNEVMGTGAVRGQQSGFAGGTGPFRFAANTDFSAYPSPAAAGANIVCKACGLSFSVFRKKHVCCDCKKDFCSVCSVSQENLRRCSTCHLLQETAFQRPQLMRLKVKDLRQYLILRNIPTDTCREKEDLVDLVLCHHGLGPEEDTDAGSLRSSRSQTSGFFTHPFSMSVSVSSQGELANRRGSAGNGTPLRGQTETSSINNEEEESAEEQTPGLSRKQARASLSDISSLEDIEGLTVRQLKEILACNFVNYSGCCEKWELVEKVSRLYRESEENHKTQGEKMQLNDNDDNLCRICMDAVIDCVLLECGHMVTCTKCGKRMSECPICRQYVVRAVHVFKS